From one Triticum aestivum cultivar Chinese Spring chromosome 4B, IWGSC CS RefSeq v2.1, whole genome shotgun sequence genomic stretch:
- the LOC123090965 gene encoding growth-regulating factor 6 isoform X2, whose translation MDLGGVLMAAADAGVGGGDLGMLGSRLLKHGRGNAAAAEADEHGWGSGRPPAKQARVAASAASGDSDAVSEAVKAAAPYLLGTCSPGHGREKMLSFSSSQPPSCPSSAAAAAAQAALPLYYGTPASCSGLSSVRGPFTPSQWMELEHQALIYKYLAANIAVPHNLLVPIRRSVTSLYPSAYFGSSTLGWGPFQLGYSGSADLEPGRCRRTDGKKWRCSRDAVADQKYCERHMNRGRHRSRKHVEGQPGHAAKAMPATVAAAAAQPGALATGGGGGATAGAAAICHEQQPLKNYAANTIDPCSLQYNREMVSKQQQHECEQVQDSDTLSMLTSMSARNTNTGSMFPFSKEHHNHNPFEVTSSRPDYGLVSSDSLMSSPHSSLENVNLLTSHSQRALSNEQQSSLSLQHFADWPRTPSQQGQGGGGLSWPDAEDMQAHQRTQLSVSAAPMASPDLSSASTSPIHEKLMLSPLKLSREYSPIGLSIAATAAAAKDEGEANWMPMFRDSSMGGPLGEALNKNNGGNMEAKNYLSASLNLMTDAWDSSPLESSPVGVLQRTAFGSVSSSTGSSPRQEYHGVYDGNPRDDLGSIVVNHPSIRLM comes from the exons aTGGACCTGGGCGGCGTGCTGATGGCGGCCGCGGACGCGGGGGTGGGCGGCGGGGACCTGGGCATGCTCGGATCTAGGCTGCTCAAGCACGggaggggcaatgcggcggcggcggaggccgacgAGCACGGCTGGGGCAGCGGCAGGCCGCCCGCCAAGCAGGCCCGGGTCGCGGCCTCGGCCGCGTCCGGGGACAGCGACGCCGTGTCCGAGGCCGTCAAGGCGGCGGCACCCTACCTGCTCGGCACCTGCAGCCCCGGGCACGGCCGGGAGAAGATGCTCAGCTTCTCCTCCTCGCAGCCGCCCTCctgcccctcctccgccgccgccgccgccgctcaggCCGCGCTGCCGCTCTACTACGGCACGCCCGCTTCTTGCTCAG ggttgagctc GGTGAGGGGGCCCTTCACGCCGTCGCAGTGGATGGAGCTGGAGCACCAGGCCCTGATCTACAAGTACCTGGCGGCCAACATCGCCGTGCCTCACAACCTGCTCGTCCCCATCCGCCGGAGCGTCACCTCGCTCTACCCGTCCGCCTACTTTGGCTCCTCCACAT TGGGGTGGGGGCCTTTCCAGCTGGGCTACTCCGGGAGCGCGGACCTGGAGCCCGGGCGGTGCCGCCGGACGGACGGCAAGAAGTGGCGGTGCTCCAGGGACGCCGTCGCCGACCAGAAGTACTGCGAGCGGCATATGAACCGGGGACGCCATCGTTCAAGAAAGCATGTGGAAGGCCAGCCTGGCCATGCCGCGAAAGCGATGCctgcgacggtggcggcggctgctGCCCAGCCCGGTGCTCTCGCCaccgggggcggcggcggagctaccgccggcgccgccgccatctGCCACGAGCAGCAGCCGTTGAAGAACTACGCCGCGAACACCATTGATCCTTGTTCACTGCAATATAACAG GGAAATGGTGAGCAAGCAGCAGCAACACGAGTGCGAGCAAGTGCAGGACTCCGACACCCTCTCGATGCTGACCTCCATGAGCGCGAGGAACACCAACACGGGCAGCATGTTCCCGTTCTCAAAGGAGCATCACAATCACAATCCTTTCGAGGTGACGAGCTCAAGGCCGGACTACGGGCTGGTTTCATCCGACTCGCTGATGAGCTCCCCTCACAGCTCCCTGGAGAACGTCAACCTGCTCACCTCGCACTCGCAGCGAGCGCTCTCCAACGAGCAGCAGAGCTCGCTCTCCCTGCAGCACTTCGCGGACTGGCCGAGGACGCCCTCGCAGCaggggcaaggaggaggaggtctcTCATGGCCGGACGCCGAGGACATGCAAGCACATCAGAGGACCCAGCTCTCGGTGTCCGCCGCTCCAATGGCGTCCCCCGACCTGTCGTCGGCCTCCACGTCCCCGATCCACGAGAAGCTCATGCTGTCGCCCCTCAAGCTGAGCCGCGAGTACAGCCCCATCGGCCTCAGCatcgcggcgacggcggcggcggcgaaggacgAGGGGGAGGCGAACTGGATGCCCATGTTCCGCGACTCGTCCATGGGCGGGCCGCTGGGGGAGGCCCTGAACAAGAACAATGGCGGCAACATGGAGGCCAAGAACTACCTGTCGGCGTCGCTGAACCTCATGACGGACGCCTGGGACTCGAGCCCGCTGGAGTCGTCCCCGGTGGGGGTCCTGCAGAGGACCGCCTTCGGGTCGGTGTCGAGCAGCACCGGCAGCAGCCCCAGGCAGGAGTACCACGGCGTGTATGATGGTAACCCGCGGGATGATCTCGGCTCCATCGTCGTGAATCACCCCAGCATCCGCCTCATGTGA
- the LOC123090965 gene encoding growth-regulating factor 6 isoform X1 has product MDLGGVLMAAADAGVGGGDLGMLGSRLLKHGRGNAAAAEADEHGWGSGRPPAKQARVAASAASGDSDAVSEAVKAAAPYLLGTCSPGHGREKMLSFSSSQPPSCPSSAAAAAAQAALPLYYGTPASCSGLSSVSLSASIQNAMARVRGPFTPSQWMELEHQALIYKYLAANIAVPHNLLVPIRRSVTSLYPSAYFGSSTLGWGPFQLGYSGSADLEPGRCRRTDGKKWRCSRDAVADQKYCERHMNRGRHRSRKHVEGQPGHAAKAMPATVAAAAAQPGALATGGGGGATAGAAAICHEQQPLKNYAANTIDPCSLQYNREMVSKQQQHECEQVQDSDTLSMLTSMSARNTNTGSMFPFSKEHHNHNPFEVTSSRPDYGLVSSDSLMSSPHSSLENVNLLTSHSQRALSNEQQSSLSLQHFADWPRTPSQQGQGGGGLSWPDAEDMQAHQRTQLSVSAAPMASPDLSSASTSPIHEKLMLSPLKLSREYSPIGLSIAATAAAAKDEGEANWMPMFRDSSMGGPLGEALNKNNGGNMEAKNYLSASLNLMTDAWDSSPLESSPVGVLQRTAFGSVSSSTGSSPRQEYHGVYDGNPRDDLGSIVVNHPSIRLM; this is encoded by the exons aTGGACCTGGGCGGCGTGCTGATGGCGGCCGCGGACGCGGGGGTGGGCGGCGGGGACCTGGGCATGCTCGGATCTAGGCTGCTCAAGCACGggaggggcaatgcggcggcggcggaggccgacgAGCACGGCTGGGGCAGCGGCAGGCCGCCCGCCAAGCAGGCCCGGGTCGCGGCCTCGGCCGCGTCCGGGGACAGCGACGCCGTGTCCGAGGCCGTCAAGGCGGCGGCACCCTACCTGCTCGGCACCTGCAGCCCCGGGCACGGCCGGGAGAAGATGCTCAGCTTCTCCTCCTCGCAGCCGCCCTCctgcccctcctccgccgccgccgccgccgctcaggCCGCGCTGCCGCTCTACTACGGCACGCCCGCTTCTTGCTCAG ggttgagctcggtgagcttgagCGCCAGCATCCAGAACGCCATGGCCAGGGTGAGGGGGCCCTTCACGCCGTCGCAGTGGATGGAGCTGGAGCACCAGGCCCTGATCTACAAGTACCTGGCGGCCAACATCGCCGTGCCTCACAACCTGCTCGTCCCCATCCGCCGGAGCGTCACCTCGCTCTACCCGTCCGCCTACTTTGGCTCCTCCACAT TGGGGTGGGGGCCTTTCCAGCTGGGCTACTCCGGGAGCGCGGACCTGGAGCCCGGGCGGTGCCGCCGGACGGACGGCAAGAAGTGGCGGTGCTCCAGGGACGCCGTCGCCGACCAGAAGTACTGCGAGCGGCATATGAACCGGGGACGCCATCGTTCAAGAAAGCATGTGGAAGGCCAGCCTGGCCATGCCGCGAAAGCGATGCctgcgacggtggcggcggctgctGCCCAGCCCGGTGCTCTCGCCaccgggggcggcggcggagctaccgccggcgccgccgccatctGCCACGAGCAGCAGCCGTTGAAGAACTACGCCGCGAACACCATTGATCCTTGTTCACTGCAATATAACAG GGAAATGGTGAGCAAGCAGCAGCAACACGAGTGCGAGCAAGTGCAGGACTCCGACACCCTCTCGATGCTGACCTCCATGAGCGCGAGGAACACCAACACGGGCAGCATGTTCCCGTTCTCAAAGGAGCATCACAATCACAATCCTTTCGAGGTGACGAGCTCAAGGCCGGACTACGGGCTGGTTTCATCCGACTCGCTGATGAGCTCCCCTCACAGCTCCCTGGAGAACGTCAACCTGCTCACCTCGCACTCGCAGCGAGCGCTCTCCAACGAGCAGCAGAGCTCGCTCTCCCTGCAGCACTTCGCGGACTGGCCGAGGACGCCCTCGCAGCaggggcaaggaggaggaggtctcTCATGGCCGGACGCCGAGGACATGCAAGCACATCAGAGGACCCAGCTCTCGGTGTCCGCCGCTCCAATGGCGTCCCCCGACCTGTCGTCGGCCTCCACGTCCCCGATCCACGAGAAGCTCATGCTGTCGCCCCTCAAGCTGAGCCGCGAGTACAGCCCCATCGGCCTCAGCatcgcggcgacggcggcggcggcgaaggacgAGGGGGAGGCGAACTGGATGCCCATGTTCCGCGACTCGTCCATGGGCGGGCCGCTGGGGGAGGCCCTGAACAAGAACAATGGCGGCAACATGGAGGCCAAGAACTACCTGTCGGCGTCGCTGAACCTCATGACGGACGCCTGGGACTCGAGCCCGCTGGAGTCGTCCCCGGTGGGGGTCCTGCAGAGGACCGCCTTCGGGTCGGTGTCGAGCAGCACCGGCAGCAGCCCCAGGCAGGAGTACCACGGCGTGTATGATGGTAACCCGCGGGATGATCTCGGCTCCATCGTCGTGAATCACCCCAGCATCCGCCTCATGTGA
- the LOC123090965 gene encoding growth-regulating factor 6 isoform X3: protein MDLGGVLMAAADAGVGGGDLGMLGSRLLKHGRGNAAAAEADEHGWGSGRPPAKQARVAASAASGDSDAVSEAVKAAAPYLLGTCSPGHGREKMLSFSSSQPPSCPSSAAAAAAQAALPLYYGTPASCSGLSSVSLSASIQNAMARVRGPFTPSQWMELEHQALIYKYLAANIAVPHNLLVPIRRSVTSLYPSAYFGSSTLGWGPFQLGYSGSADLEPGRCRRTDGKKWRCSRDAVADQKYCERHMNRGRHRSRKHVEGQPGHAAKAMPATVAAAAAQPGALATGGGGGATAGAAAICHEQQPLKNYAANTIDPCSLQYNREMVSKQQQHECEQVQDSDTLSMLTSMSARNTNTGSMFPFSNELKAGLRAGFIRLADELPSQLPGERQPAHLALAASALQRAAELALPAALRGLAEDALAAGARRRRSLMAGRRGHASTSEDPALGVRRSNGVPRPVVGLHVPDPREAHAVAPQAEPRVQPHRPQHRGDGGGGEGRGGGELDAHVPRLVHGRAAGGGPEQEQWRQHGGQELPVGVAEPHDGRLGLEPAGVVPGGGPAEDRLRVGVEQHRQQPQAGVPRRV, encoded by the exons aTGGACCTGGGCGGCGTGCTGATGGCGGCCGCGGACGCGGGGGTGGGCGGCGGGGACCTGGGCATGCTCGGATCTAGGCTGCTCAAGCACGggaggggcaatgcggcggcggcggaggccgacgAGCACGGCTGGGGCAGCGGCAGGCCGCCCGCCAAGCAGGCCCGGGTCGCGGCCTCGGCCGCGTCCGGGGACAGCGACGCCGTGTCCGAGGCCGTCAAGGCGGCGGCACCCTACCTGCTCGGCACCTGCAGCCCCGGGCACGGCCGGGAGAAGATGCTCAGCTTCTCCTCCTCGCAGCCGCCCTCctgcccctcctccgccgccgccgccgccgctcaggCCGCGCTGCCGCTCTACTACGGCACGCCCGCTTCTTGCTCAG ggttgagctcggtgagcttgagCGCCAGCATCCAGAACGCCATGGCCAGGGTGAGGGGGCCCTTCACGCCGTCGCAGTGGATGGAGCTGGAGCACCAGGCCCTGATCTACAAGTACCTGGCGGCCAACATCGCCGTGCCTCACAACCTGCTCGTCCCCATCCGCCGGAGCGTCACCTCGCTCTACCCGTCCGCCTACTTTGGCTCCTCCACAT TGGGGTGGGGGCCTTTCCAGCTGGGCTACTCCGGGAGCGCGGACCTGGAGCCCGGGCGGTGCCGCCGGACGGACGGCAAGAAGTGGCGGTGCTCCAGGGACGCCGTCGCCGACCAGAAGTACTGCGAGCGGCATATGAACCGGGGACGCCATCGTTCAAGAAAGCATGTGGAAGGCCAGCCTGGCCATGCCGCGAAAGCGATGCctgcgacggtggcggcggctgctGCCCAGCCCGGTGCTCTCGCCaccgggggcggcggcggagctaccgccggcgccgccgccatctGCCACGAGCAGCAGCCGTTGAAGAACTACGCCGCGAACACCATTGATCCTTGTTCACTGCAATATAACAG GGAAATGGTGAGCAAGCAGCAGCAACACGAGTGCGAGCAAGTGCAGGACTCCGACACCCTCTCGATGCTGACCTCCATGAGCGCGAGGAACACCAACACGGGCAGCATGTTCCCGTTCTCAA ACGAGCTCAAGGCCGGACTACGGGCTGGTTTCATCCGACTCGCTGATGAGCTCCCCTCACAGCTCCCTGGAGAACGTCAACCTGCTCACCTCGCACTCGCAGCGAGCGCTCTCCAACGAGCAGCAGAGCTCGCTCTCCCTGCAGCACTTCGCGGACTGGCCGAGGACGCCCTCGCAGCaggggcaaggaggaggaggtctcTCATGGCCGGACGCCGAGGACATGCAAGCACATCAGAGGACCCAGCTCTCGGTGTCCGCCGCTCCAATGGCGTCCCCCGACCTGTCGTCGGCCTCCACGTCCCCGATCCACGAGAAGCTCATGCTGTCGCCCCTCAAGCTGAGCCGCGAGTACAGCCCCATCGGCCTCAGCatcgcggcgacggcggcggcggcgaaggacgAGGGGGAGGCGAACTGGATGCCCATGTTCCGCGACTCGTCCATGGGCGGGCCGCTGGGGGAGGCCCTGAACAAGAACAATGGCGGCAACATGGAGGCCAAGAACTACCTGTCGGCGTCGCTGAACCTCATGACGGACGCCTGGGACTCGAGCCCGCTGGAGTCGTCCCCGGTGGGGGTCCTGCAGAGGACCGCCTTCGGGTCGGTGTCGAGCAGCACCGGCAGCAGCCCCAGGCAGGAGTACCACGGCGTGTATGA